In the Arachis stenosperma cultivar V10309 chromosome 8, arast.V10309.gnm1.PFL2, whole genome shotgun sequence genome, TATAGGTGATCCCAACCCCCATTGGTTACTTTTCTTCATCTTTGATTAAAGTGTGATTCCATTGCCATTGGTCTTAATTAACTTTTTTGCTAATACAAACACTACTATGCTAGAAAAGTGGTACCCCCACTCAAGTgtgtataaattaaataattacttGGTGGCCCTATTTCTCTTCTTGTCTCTATCAATTAGGCCCACACTTCCTTGTAATTCACTAAATATAAgattattttactaattttggTTGGTTTAGAAAACTCCTTGTCAACCACACTACTATAAGCCAATTACATTGTAATGTTCAATTATTATGGGAAGAGTAACTAAATAATTGGAAGATAGAAAGAAAAAGTATGTTAATGCACCAAGATTAAACAAATCAAGATTCTTATGAGGAGTGCTTTTTAAACATTAAATAAAAGTGGAATATTTATTAACATCTAATCTAATTTAAGAAaaatgttaaataattaatatttttatttttgtcttttatttaaaataatactaaccattttttttaaacttaaaatattgacCTGTATTATCTTCTGATCTAATTTAAAACATTACAATGAATATTTTGTAAAATCTTAAAAAGAAATGAACAAATAAGTGTTAGTATAATGTGTAAAAATTGTATAccaaaacaatattttttgttaaaagattcctaattttatattaaaatatacataGATATTATTTCTACAATTAGTTTGAATAATTCTTCCAAACAAGTCATTCCACAGCCATCCCCTGTTATGAGTTATTTGGAAAGGTTGTATATATTAGAAAACTATTTACATATAAAATAGACTTTATGGAATTCTTCTCAATAAGAAAATTGTCTCAATTATTGCCCTATCAACATCATGGAAAAATGGGCCATATACCAAAACAATGATGAAAGCTTATCTCTCATTGCAGAAGTACCTCCTCTCTTTCTCTGCTAAACTTTGCAGACAAATTGACAAAACTGCACTAAGAAAAAAGAAACTCTTTCTTAGGTACATAAACATGATAACTTGATAAATGTACATCCATGAATCTAGCTGTGATAGTgagatcaaatcaaaatttttatacaGTTGAAGACTTTCCAAGGAAAACAACAACATTGTACTTAGAACATTGAccgaaaataacaaaaaaaaaaaaaagaaacatcctTGTTTATTGTCATCTTACAATGGATGCAACTGTATGAGCCCAGAACCTAAGATTATCCTTCATATCAATCTCATTTTCCAGTGCTGGCACCCTCCAATTCAACAATGGATTCTTCACAAGCTTGTTCCTTTTGTCTAATACACCCCAAGCCTCAGATAAATAAGGCCTACATATCACAGTTTCATCAATTTTTTGCTTCTCTaaaccaacaccaacaccaacaccttcttcttcttctccattaTTATTATCCTCTTCTTTTGATCTTCCAAGCCTTTGCAACCCTGGTATGAGAGAAACCAAAGTTGGGTCCTTGTCTTTTTCGGAGAACACAAAACCCAAATCCATGAACCCTTTTAGCTCCTTGAACTCAAGGTCTGAAAGGCTCTTACTACTTTTCCCTCTGTTgagtcttcttcttcttattctttgaCCTTCTTGTTTCTTCTTCCTTGTAGAAGCTTCTTCTTTGTTATGTTCTTCTCCATCTGCATGGATTTTGGCACTGATTTTATCCTCCTCCATTGAAAATTCTTCACCCACTTCCTTGCCAGAGAGAATTGGCCCTAGTTTCTGTGGTGTGAGGAGAACAGAATCCAGTGACGGAGAATCATCAGAGAAAGAAGCATCACCTAATAATAAGTTTTGGTCACTGAAGGACCTCACTTGAAGTGTTGGAACTCTAAGAAGCTTTTTTGGATCCAAACAAAGTTGTTCCAAAACATGatcttggtggttgtgtgatgATGTTGGAATATCTGTTTTTTTGGATAAAATTGATAGAACTGTTGTTTGAAACCAGTAGGTATCTAACAACTCAAGAACATGTTCTGCAGCCATTATTAATGAATGGCTTAGATCCTTATCAGAAAGGGAATTGAGATATGGGGTTTGTGTGGGGATAAGGAGAAATTAAAAGAGGGAGAACAAGGTTTATATATGCTGACCAGTGCTTGCATTATTACTTTATTTATTGCCCCCAAATTCTAGTGGATTTATATTGTTCTATATCCcgttttattttctttacatTGTGGAATGTCCACTTAATCATATTTCATCTTTTACTTGATGAATaattatcaataaataaaaagaataacCTTGCTTTTTAACTTGAATTTAGAtcttctaaagtttgaattttactttaaagaaaaaaatgtgaTCTCCTTTTAACTTACACCTGgtttaaatgatttttttacCAACATGTCATTGTTTTCAAGATTTATTGTTCAGTTGGTCGGTTGGTTACTGAACAAATCAGAGATGCTGTATGTACGGACAGGGACTGGATGCGGATTACTCATGCGTGATTGGACCTCCCGAATAAACGTAGGAGGAAGAAGAAATGAGCTTTACGATCTCCCGGGCTGGTGGAGTGGTGAGAAGAGAAGCCACTTGCAAAAAGAACTTTAACACTCAAGTCAGAATCTGTACAAGGCGGCACAAAAAGTGAGGGTTAAGCGTCGTACTTCGGGAGATGAGTAGAGCTGTATCTAAGATGGGTTCCATGGGAACAGACCCAGCTTCTAAAAAATTTCCTTCCCCAACTGTCAGTTACCTCATAGGGTAAAAGGTGGCATGTTGAGTGGCCTTCCGATTCGAGTTTCGAGTACCCGTCAGGTCGGTCGGTCGTTTGGACCCGAACATTAGACCAGTTGAGCCAAACCGAACACTTATTATTAAAATGCTAATCATCTTTTTTTGTTTAAGTGTtacctaattttttttagtttaatgttaataataattaattataatagaAATACATAAGattaatcataaaatatatttttttagttttttattttcattcatttgaaaaaaataatttaaataacattAAGTGCTCATTAGGAGGCGCTAAACCAATAGGTGCCTCCGTGCCTCCTTAGCTAAAACTTTAATAAAGGAGGCGAGTTTTTTACAGGTTCGCTAACATAAAAGGCCCttccataaaaaaaaaaatgcaatggAAAGGCCCCATCAACTTGAAATTGCTGGCCGAATAAGCACCTCCAAATACATGTCTTAACAAAATTaatgattatataaaataattaaatcaataaTTAACTGAGATTACTATGAAAATAATGTTAAAATTGATTTAgcatttaaatatatttatcaaTTTAGCTAAGTTTAATAATACGAATAAagaaaacatataaaaaataccTGAGTATTTGTCATAATGTAATaccttatatatattttaaaatgtaaTTTAACTAATAactatattattaatatattactATTTCACAACTATATAATCATATATTAATGCATTTTTTACATTTAGCAACAAAAAGAAATGATAGTAGTTGAATGTATATGCACACAATAAACGTATGAAAAAACAACGGTggttttctttattaaaaaaatgaaataatgaTTTCAATTAAGAGTAAAATTTCTTTTCggactatttttttttattttagacaactcatattttattgattagaaaatgataatttttttatttttttgttagaaacatgaattttttatgagattttttaataaatcttGACAATTTAATGACATGTCACATTAAACTTTTGAATTAATACATATATCACGTAGATGATTAGTATAGTGacaaatctaaaaaattttgacagtgagaacaaaatatatataacataaaaataatttgggTTTAGTTAATACGTGTTCTAAAGATACATAATAagcttattattagtagaaagctttaaattttttcatttaataactgtaaataaatatattaaaaatttaaatttttatatttttaataaaaatattctcaatttataattttaatatgtgTCTTTAGGATATAAGATAATAAactctaataatttttataataaaaatattatatttcataaaaatcatctataaaattattcattaaCCATTaagtatttgtgtataaatatatttattttttaatttcattttcaatatGTATTATATACGAATAGTTACTTTTTATGTACATATAGCataattattgttataattatattttattattgtaaaataCGATTAGtcttcaaaatatataatttataaattaaaatactaa is a window encoding:
- the LOC130944032 gene encoding uncharacterized protein LOC130944032; protein product: MAAEHVLELLDTYWFQTTVLSILSKKTDIPTSSHNHQDHVLEQLCLDPKKLLRVPTLQVRSFSDQNLLLGDASFSDDSPSLDSVLLTPQKLGPILSGKEVGEEFSMEEDKISAKIHADGEEHNKEEASTRKKKQEGQRIRRRRLNRGKSSKSLSDLEFKELKGFMDLGFVFSEKDKDPTLVSLIPGLQRLGRSKEEDNNNGEEEEGVGVGVGLEKQKIDETVICRPYLSEAWGVLDKRNKLVKNPLLNWRVPALENEIDMKDNLRFWAHTVASIVR